GAAATCAAGGATGGGCTGATGCAGTTCGAGACGCATCGGCGGGTTCACCTGGTTGATGTCCAGCAGGTTGGGCTTGGGACCCACGAACGACACCAGCGACATCACGATGGCTTCGCGAATCGGGTCGATCGGCGGGTTGGTCACCTGCGCGAACATCTGGCGGAAGTAGTTGTACAGCGGCTTGTTCTTGTCGGACAGCACAGCCAGCGGGCTGTCGTTGCCCATCGAGCCAATGCCTTCTTCGCCGTTCTTGGCCATTGGTGCCAGCAGGAACTTGATGTCTTCCTGCGTGAAGCCGAAGGCTTGCTGGCGCTCGAGCAGCGGCAGCGCGGAGACAGGCTGCTGCACATCGGTAGGCAGGCTCACTTCGTCGAGCTTGATGCGCAGGTTCTCGATCCACTGCTTGTAAGGCTTGGTGTTGACGACGTTGGCTTTCAGCTCATCGTCTTCGATCAGGCGGCCTTGTTCCAGGTCGATCAGCAGCATCTTGCCGGGCTGCAGACGCCACTTGCGCACGATCTTGCTGTCGGGCACGGGCAGCACGCCGGCTTCGGAAGCGAGGATCACCAGATCATCTTCCGTCACCACATAACGCGATGGACGCAGGCCGTTGCGGTCCAGCGTGGCGCCGATCTGGCGGCCATCGGTGAACACGATGGAGGCCGGGCCGTCCCATGGCTCGATCATCGCGGCGTGATATTCATAGAACGCGCGGCGACGCTCGTCCATCGATTCGTGCTGCTCCCAAGGCTCCGGGATCATCATCATCACGGCCTGGCTGATGGGGTAGCCAGCCATGGTCAGCAGTTCGAGACAGTTGTCGAACGTGGCGGTGTCGGACTGGTTGGCGAAGCTGATGGGATACAGCTTCTTCAGATCATCGGCCAGCACGGGCGACGCCATCACGCCTTCGCGCGCCAGCATCCAGTTGTAGTTGCCGCGCACGGTGTTGATTTCACCGTTGTGCGCCACATAGCGATATGGGTGAGCCAGCGGCCACTCAGGGAAGGTGTTGGTGGAAAAGCGTTGGTGCACCAGACCGATGGCCGAGACGCAGCGCTCGTCAGCCAGATCCTTGTAATACACGCCCACTTGGTCAGCCAGCAGCAGGCCCTTGTAGACCACGGTGCGGCTGCTCATGCTCGGAACGTAGTATTCCTTGCTGTGCTTGAGCTTGAGGTTCTGAATGGCGGCAGATGCGGTCTTGCGGATCACATACAGCTTGCGCTCGAGCGCGTCCTGCACGATCACGTCAGCGCCGCGGCCGATGAAGACCTGGCGCAGGATGGGTTCCTTTTCCTGCACGGTGGGCGACATGGGCATGTCGCGGTTCACCGGCACATCGCGCCAGCCGAGCAGCACCTGGCCTTCGGCCTTGATGGCGCGTTCCATCTCTTGCTGGCAAGCCAGACGCGAAGCATGTTCCTTGGGCAGGAAGATCATGCCCACGCCGTATTCGCCGAGCGGTGGCAGTTCCACGCCCTGCTTGGCCATCTCTTCGCGGTAGAGCTGGTCGGGGATCTGGATCAGGATACCCGCGCCGTCGCCCATGAGCTTGTCAGCGCCCACGGCACCACGGTGGTCGAGGTTTTCCAGAATCTTGAGCGCGCCGGTCACGATGTCGTGGCGCTTCTCACCCTTGATATGGGCGACAAAACCCAAGCCGCACGCATCGTGCTCGTTGGACTTCGAATACAAACCGTGCTCTTGCAAGTACTGGATTTCTGCTGCCGTAGTCATGGCGCTCTTCCTCAATTTATCGCGGGGAATGCAAGAGTAGTGCAATGCAACATATGGACGCAAGCATTTTAATTGGGGTCAGAACACCAAATTAAAATTCACTATTTTGGTGCATTGAAATTAGGGACATATCAAATTCAGCAGCAATAAGCCCTTTCACATCAACCACTTCTCAGAGATTTTTCACTCTTCCGTTTTGGCGTTCGAAGGCCGTCCTACGCGCGCCTTGACCACCCGGCGCGCGGTCGACTGTTGCAAAGACGCCAGAAAATCTGCATCGCCCAACGCCCAACCATTGAGCGCGCTGTCGGTGATCGCCATCTGCTCGGCACGTCCGATGCCCTCTCGCACCATCACCGCATAGGCCTCGTCCCGCGCAAAAGGCGTGTTGCCCAATGCCCAGTAAAGCGGATGCGGCGTGATCAGCCGATCCGAGCGCAGGCCGATGTAATGCCCGTGGCTGGACCAGCGAAAGTCCGCCGGATCGTTGCACAGCCCATCGCGCACCGGGTTCAAATCGAGATACACCATGCACGGGAGCAGATACCGCTCAGCCTGCACCAGCGTGTTGCGATAACGCCCTTCCCACAGCGTGCCCGAGCGCCCATGCCGCTGGTTGAAATACCGCACATAGCGCCGCCCGACGGCCTGCATCATCAACGTGATGCCGCGCTCGGTCTGCGGCGTGGCGAGCAGGTGGAAGTGATTGTCCATCAGCACATAGGCGTGAACCGCCACTTGCTGCTCGCGCGCGTATTCGCACAGCAGCCCCCACATCATTTCCCGGTCCGCCGCATCAAAGAAGATCGGCTGACGATTGTTCCCGCGCTGGATCACATGATGCGGGTAACCGGGGAGCGTGAGGCGAGGAAGTCGGGCCATGAAAGTGGAGAACGGTGGATGCTGAGGGTGATGATAGCCCTCGCAACACACCCTTCCTGCACTTCGGCCCTCCATCCGCCCTCCATCCGCCTCAATCCAGCAGATCGGAATAGTCGCCGCGTTCAAAGTCCTTGGTCGCCAGCCAAGGCTGCGCCAGCGGCAAGGGCAGACGCTTGGCAGTGATCACGATGCGCTCCATGCCATGGGCGTCCTTGCGCTCCACGCGCTGCGCAAACTGGTTCGCCACGTCCCAATCGATCAGTGTCGTCTGCTCCCCGGCAACGCTGCGGTAGCGCTGCAAGCCGTTGACGGGCTTGCCCACGCGCTCCATGTTCTGCAGCGATGCGGGCGGCACGATCCAGTAGACGTTCTCGAACGAGCCACCAAAACCCACGTTGCCATGGTGCGCCTCGTCGACCGAAATCACACGTTTGAGCTTGGCCAGCACGGCTTCGACGCTCACCTTGCCATCCTCTGCACGCTTGATGAACAGCGGCGCGCCGCGCGCCTCGTCGTGTGCATGTCCAGCATGCGGACCATGCGCGTGCTCATGCCCATGGCTGTTGCTGTGCTGGAGCGCCTCGGGCAACTCGCGCTCGATCCAAAGCTGCGCGCTGCGCCGGTACACGCGGTTGGTGTAGACACTGCTGCGCTGCACGCCATCGCTGCCGATGCTCATGGCTTCATAGGTGATGCGAAGATCGATTTGCGGGGCGGACTGGATGCGCTGCGTTGCCGTCAGCATGACTGGCTCGGCGGCCACAGATGCAATCGGCGCCACCCACATGGCTGCGGTGCCACAGATTGCAAGGGT
This genomic stretch from Diaphorobacter sp. HDW4B harbors:
- a CDS encoding transposase: MARLPRLTLPGYPHHVIQRGNNRQPIFFDAADREMMWGLLCEYAREQQVAVHAYVLMDNHFHLLATPQTERGITLMMQAVGRRYVRYFNQRHGRSGTLWEGRYRNTLVQAERYLLPCMVYLDLNPVRDGLCNDPADFRWSSHGHYIGLRSDRLITPHPLYWALGNTPFARDEAYAVMVREGIGRAEQMAITDSALNGWALGDADFLASLQQSTARRVVKARVGRPSNAKTEE